Within the Oreochromis niloticus isolate F11D_XX linkage group LG14, O_niloticus_UMD_NMBU, whole genome shotgun sequence genome, the region CAGGAGCATGTGAAATGCATGCGGACTTTGATTAGAGCCTCAGACGTAGCAGGTGGGCTCTGGTTGCTGCATAAATGGCTGCATTGTGGAGCTCATACATGCAAGTGCATTTCCTGTGTGTGCTTCAGGGTCGATCTGGTTGTTCACTCCCTCAAAGACCTTCCCACCACTCTGCCTCCAGGATTCACCATCGGAGCTGTGCTGAAGTAAGTcgctcacacactcacagaagGACTTCTGCCTCTTACAGTTACTTTTGAAGCATTTACTCTTTTCAGAATGATTTCAGTACACCCGGCACCTCGTGGTCTCCACACGGGTAATCGAAATCGTTCTGCTCTTAGATAACTTTTTATGACTCAAAGGGTCCACTTCATGCTTTTGATTCACAGGGTGAAGGGTATAGTGTGTACAGTTACATTGTGCCAGTTTAAAATCGATGAAAAATGAGTTATTTCGAGGATTATGTGTACCAAAGGTGCCACAGTGTGTGGAGCACCAGCTTGTCCTTTGTCGGGACAGTTTGGACTGACAGTAAGTCGCAGTATTTGTGGTTGTCATCTGTGCGTTTTACAGGAGAGAAAACCCCCACGATGCAGTGGTCCTACATCCGAGCAATGCAGGGAAGTCTCTGGACACGCTGCCAGAGAACAGGTGCGGTCAGAGAGACCTCATTCATTTATCTGCTTACACTTTCCTCACGTCTAACCACTTGACTTCGTTTGTGCAGTGTGATTGGCACCAGCTCGCTGCGCCGAGCTGCTCAGCTGAAGAAGAGATTCCCCCACCTGGACTTCAAAGACATCGTATCCTTCCTGAGAGCGTTCGCGCTGTTCCTGCTTTGCACAGAGGAAACCAGCTCCCAATACACACAACTCTCTGCTGTCTCAACACCATAATGGCTAATTAGAATACAGTAATTACCTGGATGTTACTACACCATAAGCAGCCATAATCCTCTGGGTAAATGATCATTTTCTCCCGTGTGGTTGCTTTGTAGTGTTACCGTattgaatgtttcacattatgAGGATAAACGTGCTCCCAATACTGCTACATGGTAAAAGCGCAGACTGCTCTGTTTTATTACAGAAGCAGGAGTGCAGGTCACAAGCACTCGAGCCTGCCTCTTGGTGGGGTTCAGGACGTTGAGCAGACAGAATAAAGCTGCTCTAGTGGAGGCCCAGAACGTGGAGCTGGAAACGGGCTCAGCCAGTCCCCTTTAATGGTTTTAACTAGTGTGTGAACAGAGTCAGGCTAAACAAGTACACAGCTACAGGCTAACATCAGCTGATGTTTAGGAAATATATCCAACTGCTAACAGTCCCAAACTGTGATCACACTGTGcttgtgatgatgatgatgatgatggttgtTATCCAGTGGGTTTTGAGTGGGCAGTTTCTGGGTTTGGTGGGCTTTTCCTGAGCTGCAGTGTTCAGCGTGGGAACCTGAATACACGGCTGAAGAAGCTGGATGAGAAGAATGACTTTGCTGCCATTATCCTGGCTGCTgccggcctcaggaggatgggCTGGGAAAGCCGCATCAGCCAGGTACGCTGTGTGGTTATATGAAGCCTGTGGGTGGCACTTCTAGTCTTACAGTGTGATTCTTTCCCCCCGGTAGATCCTGGAGCCCGAAGACTGTATGTATGCTGTGGGACAGGTAGGAAGGGCCGAGTGGAAAAGTCAGGAATCCACAGAGTGGGTGCTTGTTCATGGCTCCCaataaggtgtgtgtgtgtttttaaggggGCGCTGGCAGTGGAGGTTCGGGCCAGAGACGCAGACATCCTAGAAATGGTGTCCATCCTCCATGACCCTGACACTGTGCTGCGCTGCATAGCTGAAAGAGCCTTCCTCAGACGcctggtacacacacacacacacacacactcatgttcATTTTGTGTGAATCTGTGATGATTCTATAATTTATTTGTGTATTATTTTTGCAGGAGGGTGGCTGTAGTGTCCCAGTGGCTGTGCACACCCAAGTAAAGGACTCCCAGGTAAGAGTGTGCTGTGCTGCTGTTAGTGACTGTGGCACAGCGCTGATAGTGTTGTTAGTCACAGATCCAGCCCTGTATCTGCCGCTCGTAGCATCTGTGGGAGTATTTCCTGCCACTCTGCTCTGCTGAGTCTCAACAAACAGACTATTGGCACCAAGTGACAAATAGTCACAGTATCAATAATGAACTCATGATGATATCCAACAGCGTAATAGTTTGTGCTGCTATGGTTCCAGCTCAGTTTAATTCATCTACTAACAAAGAAATCTGCTCTGTTGTATCTGCTGTGGCTTCACAGTGTTTTAGGTTCTATTGATGCAGTGGCGTGCTTCAGGTCACAGATGGGCGTTGCATGCTGGGCCTCAGCAGGCTTCTGCAAAATGACAGAA harbors:
- the LOC100696491 gene encoding porphobilinogen deaminase isoform X2, coding for MSEEASSQDGNGKVSRVIRVGTRKSQLARIQTDSVAEKLKELYPDIHLEIVAMSTTGDKILDTALSKIGEKSLFTKELENALERNEVDLVVHSLKDLPTTLPPGFTIGAVLKRENPHDAVVLHPSNAGKSLDTLPENSVIGTSSLRRAAQLKKRFPHLDFKDIRGNLNTRLKKLDEKNDFAAIILAAAGLRRMGWESRISQILEPEDCMYAVGQGALAVEVRARDADILEMVSILHDPDTVLRCIAERAFLRRLEGGCSVPVAVHTQVKDSQLYLTGAVYSLDGSNSLKETMQVSIAAGAQSSEKVDEQVQRVGVTANKIPGAVQDEAEKLGIELADLLLSKGAKEILTVARQLNDAR
- the LOC100696491 gene encoding porphobilinogen deaminase isoform X3: MSTTGDKILDTALSKIGEKSLFTKELENALERNEVDLVVHSLKDLPTTLPPGFTIGAVLKRENPHDAVVLHPSNAGKSLDTLPENSVIGTSSLRRAAQLKKRFPHLDFKDIRGNLNTRLKKLDEKNDFAAIILAAAGLRRMGWESRISQILEPEDCMYAVGQGALAVEVRARDADILEMVSILHDPDTVLRCIAERAFLRRLEGGCSVPVAVHTQVKDSQLYLTGAVYSLDGSNSLKETMQVSIAAGAQSSEKVDEQVQRVGVTANKIPGAVQDEAEKLGIELADLLLSKGAKEILTVARQLNDAR
- the LOC100696491 gene encoding porphobilinogen deaminase isoform X1, with translation MEEGPYKYIRDGNGKVSRVIRVGTRKSQLARIQTDSVAEKLKELYPDIHLEIVAMSTTGDKILDTALSKIGEKSLFTKELENALERNEVDLVVHSLKDLPTTLPPGFTIGAVLKRENPHDAVVLHPSNAGKSLDTLPENSVIGTSSLRRAAQLKKRFPHLDFKDIRGNLNTRLKKLDEKNDFAAIILAAAGLRRMGWESRISQILEPEDCMYAVGQGALAVEVRARDADILEMVSILHDPDTVLRCIAERAFLRRLEGGCSVPVAVHTQVKDSQLYLTGAVYSLDGSNSLKETMQVSIAAGAQSSEKVDEQVQRVGVTANKIPGAVQDEAEKLGIELADLLLSKGAKEILTVARQLNDAR